The genomic interval TGTTCCGGCAGCTTCATAATGGTGTCATGGATTTGAGCTAGTTTGGCAGCCTCTATGATTTCTTCGATGCTGGCTTTCTCCTTGCCCCAGCGAATATTATCCGCCACCGTACCTGTAAACAGCATGATTTCTTGCGGAACATACCCAATCTGCTTGCGAAGCTGCTCAAGCTTCATTAAGCGATTGTCTTTGCCATCCACGCGAATCACGCCCGTCTGTACATCGTACAGTCTAGGAATCAGTTGAATGAGCGATGTTTTGCCAGAACCGGTCGCACCCATTATGGCAATCGTCTCACCCGGTAATACCGAGAAGGATATATCTCGCAATACATGCAGATCGGAATCCGGATATTCAAAAGACACGTTCTCAAAGGAAACGTAGCCATCGCGAAGCTTCACCGCTTCATCGCTGTCAACTGTATCTGTTAAATCGATATCCGTTAGCACAACCTCTTCAATTCTTTGAGCTGATGCGCGCGCTCTCGAGAAATTGACCACGATCATCGACATGATGGATAAAGCACCAATCGTCCTCATTGCATAGTTGACAATAGCAACAACTTCACCAACGGATGCTCCATTCCGATCGAGCTCGATTCTGCCAAACCACAGTACGGCTATAACAATTGCATTCATAAATAACAGCACGATAGGCATCGTAACTTCCGTTAAACGAAGAGCGGATACCGTACGATCCATCAGCTGCTCGCTGGAAAATGCAAAACGCTTCGATTCATGCTTCATCCGAACGAATACACGCACGATTCTCATGCCGATTAAATTTTGCTGCATCACGCTATTCACTTGATCCAACTGCTTCTGAACAGAACGAAAAAGCTTTTCTCCCTTTTTAAGCACCCAAAGCAGAAATACACCAAGAAACGGAATGACCGCAGCAAGCCATATGGCCAGCTTAGGCTGAACGATAAAGGCCATTACGATACTTCCGATTACGAGCAATGGGGCTCGAAGCATAATACGCAGTCCCATGAACACTGTATTTTGCAGCTGTGAAACGTCATTCGTTAATCTAGTAATAAGCGATGATTCCGGAAAACGATTAAAATTGGCAAATGAGAACGATTGCACTTTTTCATAAAGACGCTCTCTTAAATCAAATCCGAAACTCTGACTTACGTGTGAAGCATAGAAAGAGCTAAGTATCCCTACAATGAAAGCGATAACAGAGCAACCAATTAGAAAACCGCCCCATTGCAGCACAACCGATAAATTATTATTATCAATACCATCATCAATGATTTTTGAAATAATATACGGTTGAAGCAGCTCCACTACGAGCTCCACCAGCATAAGCAGCAGAGCAACGTAAGCAGCAAAACGATATTTTTTGAGAAAAGTGAACATAGTCAGCATCTTTGTTCCTCCGAGTAATAATGGCTTAGATTAGCTATCCTACTCATTATATCTTTTTGAACAGAAAATGGTATGCACGATTATAAACTCGGGGCATTCTGAGGGAGGGGACTTTCGCCTGCTTAAGGCAGTCAAGCTGCCTTAAACACTACGCGCATCTTCATAAAACACTCGGAACATAATATCGTGATTATAGTTGCCAAAGCCCTTGCCGTATAAGGTTAGCCCGCCTACGTTAACAGCATCTTCCTTCACGGCAATGCGGAATGTCCAGAAATTACGCTCCAGACCTATTTCACCGATACTAGTTGATGACATATGCTGTCCATCAATTAGCGTCCCGTCCTCTTGAATGCGTATCACTTTGAGCAGTCCGTATTGATTGACCCGCTCTCCCCACCAAGCTGGTGAGAAACGTCCTCTTACATCTCCATAATCACCAGGGCTCGTCCACATGCCGATATCCATTCCATTTAGAGAAAAATTAATGTCAGATGGCCAGTTATCGTTTACGCCTGGCGCTTCTGAGCCAAGCTCCAGTGTAATTTCAAGTGCTACAGGACGTTGTCCCGCTAGCAAATAATTCGGCACCTTGTATTCCACATAACCTTTGCCGAACCAAAGAATGCCTGCATTCATTCGCTCAGGCTCCAAGAAGAAACGCGGATCGTCAAATTGCCCAATCAGCTTCTCCGTTGTAGCAATGCCGCAAGTCGGAAAAACTTCAAATTCTGTAAAATGCCCAACTGGCACGCTAACGTCATGCACCTTCTTCACATCCAGCGCCTTAGGAGGCAGTTCAATCGTTATAGTACGTTCAGCAAGCGAGCAAATTTTATGTGTGCCTCCATGTTTACGAACCATCTTCGTCTCTACAATGCCAGCCTTCTCCAGCTTCCGAATATGCATCGTTACAATCGCGCTGCTTAGACCGATAGCTTCAGCAAGCTCCTTTACGTTCATCATATTTGTTGCAAGCAAATTAATAATGGAGAGCCTGACAGGACTAGCCAATGCCTCATATAAGGGCAGCCATGCTTCATCCGTATTCGCATTTATCATCACGATCTCCTCCTCTCTCTATACTATAATAATAGAAGGGCATCCCAAAAGCCGCAATCGCGGCTTCCGGATCCCCTTATTGATTTCATTATAGTTTAATACGAATAACGTTCCACGATGCTTTGCTAAGCGTCGCGGCAATTTTTCCACCGTCTTCAATCGCAGCATTACCTGCCGTGTGCGGCGTTACGCGATTAGGCGCGTCTGCTGTGTTCGTCATTTTCAAATCATCAGACTCAAGCACGATATGCTCAATGATTTGAAAAGCACCGAAGCTGCGCAAGTCGATTTCGAATGGAAGCGATTCTTCCGTGTTGCGATTAACCGCAAAAATCGTTACTTCCTCTTTCTCTTCATTATGAACGGCTACCGTTTCCAAGTATGGCACGTCTGTAAAATCCTTTGTATCATGCTTCGGCGATTTCACTAGCGGTACTAGCACTGTGCCACGACCGAAAATGCTTGCGTGCATGTATGGATAATAAATCGTTTGCTTCCATGCAGGTCCGCCATTTTGCGTCATGATTGGTGCGATCACGTTAACCAGCTGTGCAATACAAGCCATCTTTACACGATCTGCTCGTTTAAGCATACTGATCAGCATACAGCCAACAACAAGTGCATCTTCATGATTATACACGTCCTCAAGCTGTGGCGGAGCAATTTGCCATGGATCAAGCTTACGGTCTTGTACATTGGAATGGTACCACACATTCCACTCGTCAAAGGAAAGGTTTATTTGCTTCTTGCCACGTTTTTTTGCTTGCACATAATCACAGGTTGAAATGACTGTATTAATGTAGGAATCCATGCTCATAGACTGTGCAAGGAAGTTTTTCGTATCGTTATGAGGGTTCCCATAATATTGATGAATCGACACATAATCAATCGTATCATAAGCAAGATCAAGTACGGTAGCTTCCCATTCAGGGAACGTCGGCATTCCGATATGCGAGCTTCCACATGCGACTAGCTCAATCGTCGGATCAACCCATCGCATCGCTTTTCCCGCTTCGTTAGCAAGGCGACCATATTCTACAGAAGTTTTGTGTCCGATTTGCCAAGGTCCATCCATTTCATTGCCGAGACACCATGTCTTTACATTATGGGGATCTTTATAACCATGCTGGATTCGAAGATCGCTCCAATATGAACCTGATTTATGATTGGAGTATTCAATCAAGTTGCGTGCATCATCAATCCCGCGAGTACCAAGATTGACGGCCATCATAGCGTCTGTATTCACCTTTTTGCACCAGTCCATAAATTCATTAAAACCGATCCAGTTGGGCTCAACCGTTCGCCATGCAAGCTCAAGCCTCTTCGGACGCTGATCTACGGGTCCGACACCATCCTCCCAGTTGTAACCGGATACAAAATTACCGCCAGGATAACGGACGATCGGCACATCAAGTCCCTTTACAAGCTCAAGAACATCAGAACGAAAACCCTGCTCATCTGCTTGCGGATGATCCGCCTCATAAATGCCGCCATAAACCGCACGCCCAAGATGCTCTATGAATGATCCATATATACGTTTATCCACTTCCCCAACTTGAAAATCCTTATCCACTATCATTGTCGCTTTGTTTGTCATTATTATCCACCTCAATTAAATTAATAATAGTTATTTAGTCGTTAATAGTGATTTATACTACCATTTAACTACATGCTCGTAATTAATTCAAGTATTAATTTTAATGGTCTTGAATTTATATTAACATTAATTCAAAGGGACTTGGAACCGATTCTTTGTTCGATACGGGGGGAAGGTTTACAAAGTCACAAATTTATAGTTCAATTTGCCTAGTTATTATCAATTGTTTCTTGAGTTAGTACTCTTTTTAGACTACTATGGGACTATAAGGTAATTCCTTTGTTTCAACACTACGGCAGGAGTTGAGAGCATGAGCAGTACTATACGCTCACTAGAAGATGCAGCCGACCATATTATTGACACCTTGAAGCACTTTCTACAGGTTGACACTTTATTGATAGCTACAATTGATCATAATGGAAGCAGAATCATACGAGCGCTCAACCGACAAGAAAATGAAGGAACCAATAGCTTACCGTTACATTTGCTGCAAAGTTATTGCAATCTTGTTCTAGAGCAGGATTGTTCCATTCTTAATATCACCAATACACTCGTTGATCCGCGTACAGCCTCGTTACCTATTACCCAACAACTTGGAGCACAAGCTTTGGTCGGAATCGCAGTAAGAACAGCTGACCAGACAGCAGTTGGTACCCTATGCGCTATAAATAAAGAACCGATTCATCTAGATGAAAGGCAGCTCGGATTTCTCCAATCGATGGCCGCTTTTTTCGGATATATATTGGATTTAGAAAACGCAAGTGTTACGGACAGCTTGACCGGTCTTTACAATCGACGTTATTTATCTCATTTGGATCATGCTGGCTCGGACAAGCAGTTTAGTGTGATGTTCATCGACATCGATGATTTTAAAGAGGTTAATGATTCGTTTGGTCATGATTTTGGTGATTTGCTGCTGCTTCAAATTTCCAAGAGACTGAAACAAGACGTCAGAAAAACCGACATCCTCGTTAGATACGGTGGAGACGAATTCGTCATTTGCTTTCAGCATTTGGTGGACAACCAAGATATCGATTTTGTAGCCAGTAAAATAAAAAAATCGATTGACGAGCCATTCACAATCAATGGTCATATCATTCATATTTCCGCTAGCATAGGCATTAGTTCAACGCACGGCACGGCTAGCACGCTAAAAGAATTGATAAGCAACGCTGACCTAGCGATGTACGACAATAAGCAAAATGAAAAAAAACTTTGAGATCGTCTGATTCCACTTTGAGTATTTACTCGAAAAGGCAGACGTCCAAGGTTTTTTCTTTTTTTGATCGCCACCTACGCTGAGTCCATCCTGCACACTTCGTCATAACCTTGACCACCTGCTCATACACATGGTATGAATCGTATTTTCGCATGCGGAGGGATGACGGATGAGACAAGATGAAATTCGTGCACTGGAGCGATCCATTGATGAAATAACAGAAATAGCTACCGGCTTTGGATTAGACTTTTATCAAATGCGCTATGAGATTTGCCCGGCAGAAATTATTTATACCTTTGGCGCGTATGGCATGCCAACAAGGTTTAGCCACTGGAGCTTTGGAAAAACGTTCAACAAAATGAAGCTCCAATACGATTTCGGCTTAAGCAAAATTTATGAGCTCGTCATTAACTCCAACCCCTGCTATGCGTTTCTTCTAGAGGGCAATTCTCTAATTCAAAATAAACTCATCGTCGCCCATGTGCTCGCTCACTGTGATTTTTTCAAAAACAACGCTCGCTTTGGTGTAACCAACCGCAATATGGTTGAGAGCATGTCTGCTACAGCGGATCGTATTCATCAATATGAAATGGATCATGGCACAGAAGCAGTCGAGAAGTTTATCGATGCAATACTCGCCATTCAAGAGCATGTCGATCCAACGCTCATTAAGCCTTATCAATTAGATAAGAAACGTTATATCGAAATGGTGCAAAAGGACAGCGAGCGCTCGGAGTGGAATATCCCTTCCTCCTCTTACGATGACTTGTGGAATCTGGACCCGGATCGGACGGCTGCCGCCGCATCAGCCGCTCAATCACAGGCCGCTGACGCCAAACGGTTTCCGCCACGGCCAGAAAAAGATCTCGTCTGGTTCATTGAGGAGTACTCCCCTACTCTTGAGGATTGGCAGCGCGACATTCTATCTATGCTTCGCGATGAGATGCTCTATTTCTGGCCGCAAATTGAGACCAAGATTATGAACGAAGGCTGGGCTTCGTACTGGCATCAGCGAATCATACGCGAGCTTGATCTGACTAGCGATGAAACAATTGAGTTTGCTAAGCTAAACTCCTCTGTCGTGCAGCCATCCCGGCACACCTTGAATCCCTATTATTTAGGCTTGAAAATATTCGAGGATATCGAGCGCCGATTCGATAACCCAACGAAGGAAGAACAAGCACGCTTCGGGCGCGTCCCCGGCAAGGGCAGGGAAAAAATGTTTGAGGTACGCGAGCTCGATTCAGATATTTCATTCATCCGCAACTACCTGACGAAGGATCTGGTTAATGATCTCGATCTGTACATTTTCGAGAAAAAAGGCCCTGAGTGGAAAATTACCGATAAGTCGTGGGAGAAAATTCGCGATCAGCTTGTTTATTCAAAAGTAAACGGCGGTTTCCCTAGCTTGATGGTTAAGGATGGGGATTTTAATCGTGTGGGTGAGCTTTATCTAATTCATGAGTATGAGGGGATGGAGCTCGATCTGAAGTATGTGGAGCGTACGCTGCCTCATGTCGTTCAGCTTTGGGGGAAAAACGTTCATTTAGAGACGTTTGTTGAGGATAAGAAGATTGTGTTTAGCTGTGATGGGAAGAAGACGAGTAGGAAATTTGTTTGATAATAAGGATATTGCTTATTAACTCTTCATTGAATGCTATCATGCATAATGCTAAAAAACCCGATCTCATTCGATCGGGTTTTCTATTTCCGGCCAGAGGGGGCGAGGGGTGCGCCTCCCATTAAATACGGAATATATTCATGATCAATTTCAACAACCAATAAGCTGTAGTTTCCCTTTAGCACAATGAACATTTAAATTAATCCAAAGGTTGTCATCTGAGAGATGTAAAAACTAACTCATTTTTTTTATAACAACTGAAGCGTTTACGTTTGTTTGTGTGCCACCAGCCAAAGTCTGAAGGGTAACCGCTGCTGCTGAACTATGATTTCGCAGAGTAAGAATATCCCCCATTTCTAGAGCGATTGTAGCTTGACCTTTATTTTGCTGAGTGCCGGCACCTGAACCGTAAACGGTTCCCGTAGCCAGGACGCCATTTACAAATAGTGCGAATTGGTTAGGTTCAACTCCTGACACGGAAAAAGTAACCTCATAGTTTCCCGAATTGATAACTGCAATCTGAGTAGTTCCGAGGGTATGTGTAATTCCAGGTCTAAGAATACCATTTGAATCGAATGTAACATCAGTCTCTACAAGAACAGTTTGAGCACTTACATTGTAAACATATCCAGAAACTATGGGAGGAAAAATTGGATATATGATTGCCATTTTAT from Paenibacillus sp. FSL K6-3182 carries:
- a CDS encoding ABC transporter ATP-binding protein is translated as MLTMFTFLKKYRFAAYVALLLMLVELVVELLQPYIISKIIDDGIDNNNLSVVLQWGGFLIGCSVIAFIVGILSSFYASHVSQSFGFDLRERLYEKVQSFSFANFNRFPESSLITRLTNDVSQLQNTVFMGLRIMLRAPLLVIGSIVMAFIVQPKLAIWLAAVIPFLGVFLLWVLKKGEKLFRSVQKQLDQVNSVMQQNLIGMRIVRVFVRMKHESKRFAFSSEQLMDRTVSALRLTEVTMPIVLLFMNAIVIAVLWFGRIELDRNGASVGEVVAIVNYAMRTIGALSIMSMIVVNFSRARASAQRIEEVVLTDIDLTDTVDSDEAVKLRDGYVSFENVSFEYPDSDLHVLRDISFSVLPGETIAIMGATGSGKTSLIQLIPRLYDVQTGVIRVDGKDNRLMKLEQLRKQIGYVPQEIMLFTGTVADNIRWGKEKASIEEIIEAAKLAQIHDTIMKLPEQYDTIVGQKGVNLSGGQKQRLTIARALVRKPVVLLLDDSTSALDVQTEAALLQALKNMSCTTFLITQKISSTVAADSILLLDEGQLLAQGKHEQLIRESSLYQKIYESQFGKEGVSRA
- a CDS encoding ArsR family transcriptional regulator; this encodes MINANTDEAWLPLYEALASPVRLSIINLLATNMMNVKELAEAIGLSSAIVTMHIRKLEKAGIVETKMVRKHGGTHKICSLAERTITIELPPKALDVKKVHDVSVPVGHFTEFEVFPTCGIATTEKLIGQFDDPRFFLEPERMNAGILWFGKGYVEYKVPNYLLAGQRPVALEITLELGSEAPGVNDNWPSDINFSLNGMDIGMWTSPGDYGDVRGRFSPAWWGERVNQYGLLKVIRIQEDGTLIDGQHMSSTSIGEIGLERNFWTFRIAVKEDAVNVGGLTLYGKGFGNYNHDIMFRVFYEDARSV
- a CDS encoding alpha-N-arabinofuranosidase, with product MTNKATMIVDKDFQVGEVDKRIYGSFIEHLGRAVYGGIYEADHPQADEQGFRSDVLELVKGLDVPIVRYPGGNFVSGYNWEDGVGPVDQRPKRLELAWRTVEPNWIGFNEFMDWCKKVNTDAMMAVNLGTRGIDDARNLIEYSNHKSGSYWSDLRIQHGYKDPHNVKTWCLGNEMDGPWQIGHKTSVEYGRLANEAGKAMRWVDPTIELVACGSSHIGMPTFPEWEATVLDLAYDTIDYVSIHQYYGNPHNDTKNFLAQSMSMDSYINTVISTCDYVQAKKRGKKQINLSFDEWNVWYHSNVQDRKLDPWQIAPPQLEDVYNHEDALVVGCMLISMLKRADRVKMACIAQLVNVIAPIMTQNGGPAWKQTIYYPYMHASIFGRGTVLVPLVKSPKHDTKDFTDVPYLETVAVHNEEKEEVTIFAVNRNTEESLPFEIDLRSFGAFQIIEHIVLESDDLKMTNTADAPNRVTPHTAGNAAIEDGGKIAATLSKASWNVIRIKL
- a CDS encoding sensor domain-containing diguanylate cyclase, translated to MSSTIRSLEDAADHIIDTLKHFLQVDTLLIATIDHNGSRIIRALNRQENEGTNSLPLHLLQSYCNLVLEQDCSILNITNTLVDPRTASLPITQQLGAQALVGIAVRTADQTAVGTLCAINKEPIHLDERQLGFLQSMAAFFGYILDLENASVTDSLTGLYNRRYLSHLDHAGSDKQFSVMFIDIDDFKEVNDSFGHDFGDLLLLQISKRLKQDVRKTDILVRYGGDEFVICFQHLVDNQDIDFVASKIKKSIDEPFTINGHIIHISASIGISSTHGTASTLKELISNADLAMYDNKQNEKKL
- a CDS encoding SpoVR family protein, which encodes MRQDEIRALERSIDEITEIATGFGLDFYQMRYEICPAEIIYTFGAYGMPTRFSHWSFGKTFNKMKLQYDFGLSKIYELVINSNPCYAFLLEGNSLIQNKLIVAHVLAHCDFFKNNARFGVTNRNMVESMSATADRIHQYEMDHGTEAVEKFIDAILAIQEHVDPTLIKPYQLDKKRYIEMVQKDSERSEWNIPSSSYDDLWNLDPDRTAAAASAAQSQAADAKRFPPRPEKDLVWFIEEYSPTLEDWQRDILSMLRDEMLYFWPQIETKIMNEGWASYWHQRIIRELDLTSDETIEFAKLNSSVVQPSRHTLNPYYLGLKIFEDIERRFDNPTKEEQARFGRVPGKGREKMFEVRELDSDISFIRNYLTKDLVNDLDLYIFEKKGPEWKITDKSWEKIRDQLVYSKVNGGFPSLMVKDGDFNRVGELYLIHEYEGMELDLKYVERTLPHVVQLWGKNVHLETFVEDKKIVFSCDGKKTSRKFV